The DNA segment TCCGACTCGATGATCCTGGCCAAGCCAAAGTCGGCTATCTTGCAGTGCATGGCGTCACTGACCAGAATGTTGGCCGCACGCAGGTCCCGGTGGATGTAGTTCTTCTTCTCGATGTACGCCATGCCTTCGGCTATCTGTCACGTATGAAATGAAAGAGGGGGATAATTGGCTTCCGGAGGGGTTTTCAGATGAAAAGCTAGAAGACGAGGAAATGAAGTTCATTCATTGGTTTGTAGCAGAAAGTAAAACAATGATTCCTTTCATAGACAACGCCTGAATTAATACATAGAATAATTATAGACAAGATGTGTTTCCTTTGACTGCTGCACACGGTATCAGCTGAGCATGTGCACTTgagaagaagaatgtgttttaaacCCATGCGCTGTGGCTATCAGCAGCAAAGTGGTTTTAGCAGGATGTGCCAACTTTCAGGAAGTGAAAacgctttttttgggggggggggggagggtcaaATGAGTTGTGGGGGAGCTTGCTGATGATGGAAAAAGAGAGTGACTTCCTGTCCGGATGTTAATAATTGACATTGGGTGGGGCTTTCAGGCCAAGCTGAGAAAAAGTCCCACACAGCGGCCGCTGACAGTTTTCATGTGTGCCCACGTCAGGACTGGTTTTTACTGCAGCTGGTCTGTCTTACTGGGTGAATGAAGCGTTAATGTCATGCCCTCgcaaacaaacagaagcagcaaaaaaaaaaaaaaaaaaagacatagaGCAGCTTTTGCAGGCCAATAGAAAAACATTTCTTATACTTTGCTGAACTTATGGAAAAAGCGTGGATGAGCAGTGTCGTAAAAAATAACCCATGCAAAGACACAATACTGTAAACCGTCTGCCTCTACACTTTTGTTAGTAGAAAGATGTTCCGCACCTGTGCCGCCATGTCTATTAGTTTATTCGTTTTTAGCCGCTTCCCTTCATCTGTTTTTAGAAAGTCAAGAAGACATCCTGCATTCAAGAAAAGGAGAAGCACAACTCCATCACCACGAGGCATGACAACAAAACATGTTCAAATGTGTGACGCTGATATTTCACAATTTAGACTGATCTTTCACAATTTAGACTGATCTTTCACTGGAAGCAGCCACgcgtgtctgctgctgctgcaatacAGTGTAATTTTGACATTGGAGGTCGGCGTCTCCACCAGGGGGGGGGTACCCCACCTCTTGCCTgtagccagctgagataggctgcagcagacgagacgattgtgGCCGTCTGAATGGTTGGATGTCACATTGGAGTCTAAAGCAAGTACACGCAGCAATGCACCTGCCCAATGccattcaatcaatcaaataaacCCAACGACCCAGAAGGACATGCTGTTGTGAAGCTTTCAGTGTGTGGCCCTCTGCTTTCTGCAGCCTTACTGAACATTCATTCTCTCATAATGATTTTGGTATCTTAAGCTTCacctttaattcatttttacatGATTGCATTGCTTGCGTAACAAAGGAGTGACAGTACATTTCACAATAAAGGGCTTCTCCACCAATTCAGATTGattcagagctgcagagctAAATCAATTGGACACCAAATGATTCTGTTTGATCCTGGTTTCCGCTTCTGAGCGTGATATAGTTGTGTTTTACATCACAGTAAATTGAgcatgttgtattttttttgctggatATTCATTAGTTTCTGCCCTATTGATAGCCTAATCTATCACCTCTGACTGGTGAGGTACATTCAATGATCAGTCGTTCCCTTCCTCTCTTCGTCCTACCGTTGACCATGAACTCGGTGACTATAAGAATGGGTTCCTTGGTGACCACAGCGTGGAGGCGCACCAGCCGTTCGTGTTGCAGCTTCTTCATCAGGTTGGCCTCCTGGAGGAAGGCCGCTGGTGCCATCGTTCCCTCCTTCAAGGTCTTTATGGCGACCTTCTGGGTGCTCTTATAGTAACCTGCAGTATGAATTGAAACCAGGTGTTTAATCCACTGTATTCTAATCTTTTGTCTTCTGTAATAAAGCCAGAaatagaacatttccttcctcttACCCATCCACACTTCCCCAAACTGCCCGGCCCCCAGTTTCTTCATCATTTTCAGGCTTTCTCTTGGAATCTCCCACTGATCATGAGCCCACGGCTGCTGGGGAGTATTGGTTTTGCATGTGGCACAGAGCCGCCGACACAATCCGTCTGCATTGCCTGCACACAAACGTTGTCACCAAACAAacctgctttttcttcttctgtggtgctgaCGTAAACTACTGAGATGAAGGCATGATGGGTTCTTGTTACATACATTTTGAAGGCTGCTTATTtctacttctttctgtttctgttatcTTTTGTCACAGGAGAGGAACTTCTATCACATTTCGCACAGGAAATGCACGACTCATAGCAAGAGTCTTACTTCCTCGTGTCACTCAGCGCAGCCATATTATCATCCGCAGAAGTAAACCGAATCTGCATCCAAATCTGATCAGTGCGCGGCCAATTTATGATTTCCACAAACATGCAGAGAATAGAATGAGTTCTGCTTGTTTCTTACGGCTGTAGTATTTCACCAGCTCCTGCAGGGATGGGAACGTCTTTGACGGCGAGATGTAGAACCCTCCTTTGTCCAGACAGCGGATCTTATAGTGTTTTACCACATCCCCTTGCTCAAGCACATGATCTCTGACTGACAGGGAGAAGGACCCTGCAAGGAATGACATATAGACAGCACCAACATGTGTTGGACGCAATGCCATGAGGTTTGCATTTGAAATTCTGCCTGATGGTCACCTTGACTGGTCTCGCTCTCACGGACAAGGAAGGTCCCCAATTTATTTCCAGGGGCTAAAAGCAGTCGTTCCGTTTCTTTCCGGCTTACGTCCTTGAAAAACCATCTGTGGATAAGACGCCACAAAGTACACTTGATATAATGATTCAGGACATTGGATAAGAATATGTAATAGAATATATGAATGTTTTTCTCACTTTTCCACCTCCAGTGTGTCTGCCCTGGCGACATAGTTACATGGTATGAAGCCCTCCTCTCCGGTCACCAACGACTGAGCCACCCACCATTCTCCATTTCTGCAAACACGACATAGCAGATCTTTATATATCATATCATTAGAAGTGCTTaattttttactgctgctggatGCACAATGTCAACCATGAACCGCTGGCACTGCTTACTCTTGTAAAACTCGAAGTCTGTCTCCTTTCTTAAAAGGAAGATCGCTGTCATTGGTTGCCTTGAAATCGTGCTGTGCCACAAATACGCCATCCTCTAAAAGGGAAGACGAGGTTAATTCAGTGTATATACGACCTTCCATTAACAGCACAATGGCATGCTAACCACAAGTTAATATATAGAGGAAGCATGCTGCAGAGTAATGCAGCTGAATTCAAAAAGTTCAAGGGTGCTCATCCAGTTGTGTGTTGAATAGCATGATCTCGCTCCCAGAAGGCAATGGAGGAAATCCAGGAGAGATCTTAATCGTATAATGTAGGATCCCCTCGCTGCGCTGCAGCGGTCGGCTGCTCGGGCACAGGCCCTGCTGCCCGTCAGGAAATAATCATCTGTATGCGGTGTGGTCAGTGATTACCGTTATCTGGATAGGTGTTTCCAGTTCGGGCCTGagaaataaccccccccccccaaaaaaaaatcattcagtgagaaaaatgttaaatcatttaaatgaattaaagtaGAATAATGTGAAGTCCCAGTAAATTGTGACACTAATTATTGACTTGAGCAACTTACTACGTGAGAGTTTTTTCCTTTGTGGGACTTTCTGTCGTTGACTTGTTTCtcgttgctgcagctgcagcccatCCTGCATGCAAAAGGACATTTTCATCGGTTAAACAGCATACCTCTGACAGAGCTATACGCGTTACCTGTTCCTGCTAAGAAGCTAAGACAGCTGCAGCATCTTCAGTCCGacctgatgaagaagatgatcgTCACTGAAGCAGATTTCAGTCGCCGGCGGTCCCGCCACTGGACCTGCGAGTCCGCGAGTTCATGTCCGGCACTGAAAAAATTAATTAAACGTTGCATCAAAAGCGGAGAGTCCCTCGATGTTTGGTCAAAAGTGCTCTTACACAAAGCACACTGCTTCCCATTAGAGGAAGTCGTAACTGGAGAGACACTTTTAAGAGATGTATACAGTATACTTAAACTTTCAGTTAGATGATGACTCATTTAACTCGCTTCCTCTGATCATCAGCGGAGCCAAAAAAGCTGTGAGAATCATTCTAAATAACAGCCCAGCAACCCGAATGGATTCATGTTAGTCATGGACGCTgaagtttgtgtttatttggccGTTCACTGAATGACTTTTGACCTTTTGAAAACATTTAGCACTTAAACGCCTTAAATGCACCACGAAATTACAAAGGTATATTAATCACTTTCACAATGTTTgacaacaacatcaacataaAACTGTTGTATGATGGAATTATATCCAATGACgtgtttttaaaacattattttaatgataTAAAAATGTTTAGTAGTTTGATGAGCTTGCGTCTTACTCATTCACTCATTTATTCACCAAGAAATTaaccatttaaaaacacaaccacTTGTTTCACCGTTCAAggatttcatctttttcttttttcttttttacagtgaATCACTTTTAAACTCTGAACTCAACAGGTTTTTGGTGTAATAGTTGCAGTCATCATCCTGTTAGCAGTCTAAGAAGAGACAAACAAGAAGATATAAATACCTGGaacttgtttgtgtgttcagatgTCCAACAGACGCAGCTTGTCTTCTGTTTCCTTATTGAAAACCAACCGTCTGTCTGTCACTTTCACTCCttcatgtttctctctctctctctctctctctctctctttctttgacACAGTTACAGTTACAATTGTAGTttgtctctttttgtttgttctcctcACCCGATCATTAAACTTGCATATTTTAACGTTATTAATCTAAACCTCATAATATTTATCGGTCAATTTACAATGAGAAGGAAGTCTGTAGCAGAATGTGTCTCCATCATTTTGTTACTATGTAAcagttatatttatttgtaaaatgcaaatgtcCTTGCGTATCAAACGAGATGTGCAGTGCGTGTCGGTATGTGTTTACAACAGGTGTCGGGCGTTCTTCTCGTCTGTCCTATTTTTCAGTGTCTCTGCCGGTTTGTTCTTCATGGAACTGAGTCCGACTCCGACTTTCAGAAGGACTCTGACATactgtaaaacacaaatgtgtttattcatATTTCTAATGTTTCTTTTTCGTGTAAGTGTATATATGAGCTACAAACActtgtaaaatgcatttaagtTCTATGTAAACTGTATATCTCTGTATTTAACACTGGACACGTCCAGCACAGCCTGGAGGTGAACTGCCCTTGACAGCGAGTTGTcaacttgttgttgtttcccaGTTTGGACACTAGAGGGCAGAGACAGTCATGTTTTAATGTTGCATGTTGCGTTGGAGCAGTTTGTGCGCAGCTTGACAAAGGCAAGGTGTTGGCCCAGACCATAAGGAAAGGGGAGAGGAAAAGTCGCATCCCTGATGACATTGGTGGTTAAAATCTCAGCTAAGCATAAGCTTTGATTTCAGATACTTTAAAAATGACTCCGATAGTTGTAGgggaattttatttatttattgtttttactttgtcaGAGAGGTTATGCGAGCATCGTCGTCGCCATGGTGAGTGGCCTGAATTCTTCGCTGATTGACTTGTCAACTGATTGCTCTTAGCATGGTTTAAAGTCGGTTTATCTGatgacctttttattttaagttgtgTACCTTAAGGGTGTGTCCTCTcacatattctttttttaaatacagtacaacaacacaagaactggcggcttgtccagggtgtagccccgcctctgaCTCCTGAGAtcggctccagcatgacccctGAACCTCTAACcagacaaagcggtcaggaagatgaatgaatgaatgaatgaggacaACAACACTGGACAAGGTTAAATGTGAGGCATATGACTCAGTCTCCTATCAGAGGCGATGACTCCTACTGTGGCTCTGCAGCGAGTCAGCATTTGCTGGCCGGGGTGAGTCGTCCTTTTGTCTGCATCAATGTGTTAAAACCGTGGTAATATTAGGAGGAATCCTGGCTAATCCAAACCTCCTAGTGTCCAATGATTTTAATCCACAGGTACAATTACACAATATGCCGGACAAACAGGCCCCTCACTCAATTCATTGTCATGTgtatgaattttattttctctaCTGAACtatcttcatttattcattcactacttcttcttcttcttctgcttttggcttgtcctatcaggggtcgccacagcaaatcaaccttctagtcgatttgATGCTTAATTCGGGTAAAGTCTTACGCCGGATGCCggtcctgctgcaaccctctgccgggcttgggaccggctcaagagAGACGCTACCCGTGAAACCGATGAGGCAGCATTAATCATTCACTACTTCACTACTCAATATTGGTTCGGATAAGCGACTGGAGACGAGACTACTACTGATCGTCTCGTCTTCTTTAATCCGGGTCACGGgtaaattgcttgtttttggaggtgggagaaatcccacgcagacacggggaagcAAAGCGCGCAAACTCCGCATAGGaaggaatcgaacctggaaccttcttgctgtgaggccacagcactaaccactgcgccaccgtgccccTCCTGAatcttattttctgttgtttgtttttgccgaTTCCCGTGCAACACACTGCCTCAAGGACACAATGCAAACACCCTTGAGCTTGCATTCATAGAGAACTCGCATTAACCTTCCTTTGTAGAAAAGAGCCAGTGCAGTATTTCACTTTGGGTACGTCTGTCGTGCGATGCTTGTGCATCTGCGCCGGGTGCCATGGCACAGGGTGAGGATGTGAATGCAGATGCAAAGACCACCacgttggaggggggggggggggaggaaacgTATTTCCAGCTGGTGTGTGGTCGGTCtgtcaaagtaaaaaacaaTGCTTTGTATTTTCACACCATAGAGCACAGCTAAGCAGGTCTTTCCTCTTCTCACCACACAATGCACTGAAGAGGGAATTCACCCCTCTTCTTCAGCGATTGAAACAATAAGCGCGGGACAATGTGTCCTTGAGTTATCGCACAATGATTAGGAACCATTTCGTTTCGATTTCCTGCCGATATCACTATTAGATGTTACTAAGCATCAATCAAAGAGCCCTGTGAGGAAGATATCATTCAGAGTGTGGTGTAACCTGTAAGTGCAGGGAGCATTAAATCTTACAGCGCCGGAAGTGTCGGTttcctatggggggggggggggggggggctttatacATCACACAACCTGGGATATTACTCTCTGGGCAACACTTCACACATTTTGTTTGGACcacctgtgctgtgtgtggGGACTGTGCTATGCTGTAGTTCTCTAAATGAACGTTCTCACtttactacacacacacacacacacacacacacacaggctgcaggTGCATGGTGAGTGTTATTGAGTGTGTCCCAGTTGCTAACTGCTGTTTCTCTTTATACTCTCTTCTCCCGGTTTTCCATCAGCCCTTGTTTTCTTCCCAGGGCCTTGGCGGATGCTTGTGTACGGCTCTGTCGGGGTCCCCAGACGTTGTATCCTGCCTGCAGAAGGGTCATAAGTGGCCCCACAGGATAACCTGAACAACGGTGGGAAAGACAGGGAGCGTGGGTCTCCTTGACTCTAACGTTGTCCCGGGCCAGCGAGCCACTGCCAACCGGCACTTTCTATTCCCCTTTATCAGCGTGAGCGTGTCTTGCGTGTAACTGAAAACCTCTGTGTGGGCattctgtgtgagtgtgttgctAAGCAGGACGTTCATTATGTAAAATGCACATGATGAATCACGAATTAGGAATACATGCAAATTATTCAACAAAATTTGAAAAGCTTTGATTTATTTGGGCATCCACTTACACCACACaaatagaacacacacacactgctcatttTTGATCCCCCACTACATCACGAGAGGCCACtctttgacttcctgtctgtgtgggaACCGGTTTCATTCTCTGTCACACATGAAGTGGCCGTTTTTGTCTTCAAGACAAAGTGATTCTCAACCTTCACTTTTACTGTTGCTTGTCCATCTCTAGACctcaaaactttattaatcctttATTTGTGGTTTTCTGAACTGCCAACATTAATtcctttgggttttttttatattttagttaATTTATAGCGGGGCAAAAGTTTTCACTGTCAAATCATTAGATTCATTACCAGCATGTTGTTTTACCTTGAACCTTTAAATTCAATGATCCTGACATTTCAAAATCCACAAACTTCCCTCTCCCTAGTATTTGTCAGTCTT comes from the Brachionichthys hirsutus isolate HB-005 unplaced genomic scaffold, CSIRO-AGI_Bhir_v1 contig_328, whole genome shotgun sequence genome and includes:
- the LOC137914964 gene encoding tyrosine-protein kinase Blk-like, giving the protein MGCSCSNEKQVNDRKSHKGKNSHVARTGNTYPDNEDGVFVAQHDFKATNDSDLPFKKGDRLRVLQDRNGEWWVAQSLVTGEEGFIPCNYVARADTLEVEKWFFKDVSRKETERLLLAPGNKLGTFLVRESETSQGSFSLSVRDHVLEQGDVVKHYKIRCLDKGGFYISPSKTFPSLQELVKYYSRNADGLCRRLCATCKTNTPQQPWAHDQWEIPRESLKMMKKLGAGQFGEVWMGYYKSTQKVAIKTLKEGTMAPAAFLQEANLMKKLQHERLVRLHAVVTKEPILIVTEFMVNGCLLDFLKTDEGKRLKTNKLIDMAAQIAEGMAYIEKKNYIHRDLRAANILVSDAMHCKIADFGLARIIESEYMAQEGAKFPIKWTSPEAINFGRFSIKSDVWSFGILLTEIVTYGRIPYPGMTNPEVIRSLDRSYRMPCPDGCPEELYDIMKMCWKETPEDRPTFEFLQNTLNDFFTATEGQYELQP